A window of Bacillus sp. SM2101 contains these coding sequences:
- a CDS encoding alanine/glycine:cation symporter family protein translates to MGQLFNTIVTELNNYLWSYILIGLLIGLGVYFSFRTKFVQFRLLGEMFRLLTDKATVSADGKKGISSFQSFCIGAATRIGTGNLAGVAIAIGLGGPGAVFWMWIVALVGGATSFIESTLAQIYKVKDKNGFRGGPAYYIEKALNARWLGIIFAIFITISFGLIFNSVQSNTISVAFESAFGTSRLVMGLIITGVSALVIFGGINRIAKVSQVVVPVMAVFYLLIGLFIIVTNFQAIPGVFSLIISSAFGFNEALGGTVGAAISYGVKRGLFSNEAGMGSAPNAAATATVSHPAKQGLIQTLGVFVDTLFVCSATAFIILLSNEYQTGTFEGINLLQASLVSHVGPWASVFIAISIFLFAFSSIIGSYYYGETNIEFIKKDNTVLFLYRIAALGMVLFGSLASVQIVWDLADLSMALMAITNLIAIAFLGKIAFKTLDDYVSQLKVGKNPVFHVSNVDGLQNVECWGEEEKIDKKKAV, encoded by the coding sequence GTGGGACAGTTATTCAATACCATTGTTACCGAACTAAATAATTATCTTTGGTCTTATATTTTAATAGGTTTATTAATCGGTTTAGGTGTATATTTTTCTTTTAGAACGAAGTTTGTACAATTTAGACTTTTAGGTGAAATGTTTAGACTGTTGACAGATAAAGCTACGGTCTCAGCAGACGGTAAAAAAGGGATTTCATCCTTTCAATCGTTTTGTATCGGTGCGGCAACAAGAATTGGAACAGGTAACTTAGCCGGTGTGGCCATTGCCATAGGACTTGGGGGCCCTGGTGCAGTTTTTTGGATGTGGATCGTTGCTTTAGTAGGTGGTGCAACAAGCTTTATCGAAAGCACGTTAGCACAAATATACAAAGTTAAGGATAAAAATGGATTCAGAGGTGGGCCTGCTTATTATATTGAAAAAGCTTTAAATGCACGTTGGTTAGGGATTATCTTTGCGATATTCATTACGATTAGCTTTGGGTTGATTTTTAACTCAGTACAGTCAAATACGATCTCAGTTGCATTTGAATCAGCCTTTGGCACAAGTCGTCTCGTAATGGGTTTAATTATAACTGGAGTATCGGCACTCGTAATATTTGGTGGCATAAACCGCATAGCAAAAGTGTCTCAAGTTGTTGTACCAGTTATGGCGGTATTCTATCTTCTCATCGGCTTATTTATTATTGTTACAAACTTCCAAGCAATACCTGGAGTATTTAGTTTAATTATATCTAGTGCATTCGGCTTCAATGAAGCTCTCGGTGGTACAGTTGGTGCAGCTATTTCTTATGGGGTTAAACGTGGCTTATTCTCTAATGAAGCTGGAATGGGTAGTGCTCCAAATGCAGCAGCAACAGCTACAGTCTCTCACCCTGCAAAACAAGGTCTTATTCAAACATTAGGTGTTTTCGTTGACACATTATTCGTATGTAGTGCAACAGCATTTATTATTTTATTATCAAATGAATATCAAACAGGAACTTTCGAGGGAATCAACTTACTGCAAGCATCGTTAGTTTCACATGTTGGTCCTTGGGCAAGCGTATTTATTGCGATTTCAATTTTCTTATTTGCATTTAGTTCAATTATCGGTAGTTATTACTATGGTGAAACGAACATTGAGTTTATTAAGAAAGATAATACGGTATTATTCTTATATCGCATTGCAGCGTTAGGAATGGTATTATTTGGCTCGTTAGCAAGTGTACAAATCGTATGGGATTTAGCAGATTTATCAATGGCATTAATGGCTATAACCAATTTAATTGCTATCGCATTTCTAGGCAAAATTGCTTTCAAAACATTGGATGATTATGTCTCTCAACTCAAAGTCGGTAAAAACCCAGTATTCCACGTATCAAACGTAGATGGTTTGCAGAATGTTGAGTGTTGGGGAGAAGAAGAGAAAATTGACAAGAAAAAAGCTGTGTGA